In Zunongwangia profunda SM-A87, the following proteins share a genomic window:
- a CDS encoding helix-turn-helix domain-containing protein, with amino-acid sequence MPRNSLILLPKNQKLLQAVGENIKLARLRRKLTMDQVSERAGISRPTLSSLEKGSPSISLGIILQVLLVLGLEKDILLLAKDDTLGRKIQDADLTVKERGPKNTKK; translated from the coding sequence ATGCCTAGAAATAGCCTTATACTACTACCTAAAAACCAAAAGCTTTTACAAGCAGTAGGAGAAAATATCAAGTTGGCACGCTTACGCAGGAAACTAACGATGGATCAGGTTTCAGAGCGGGCAGGGATTTCCCGTCCTACACTTTCTTCCCTTGAAAAAGGAAGTCCTTCAATTTCTTTAGGTATTATTCTCCAGGTTTTATTAGTATTAGGATTGGAGAAGGATATATTGCTTTTGGCCAAAGATGATACATTGGGTAGAAAAATACAGGATGCCGATCTAACCGTTAAAGAACGTGGTCCAAAAAATACCAAGAAATAA
- a CDS encoding type II toxin-antitoxin system HipA family toxin — protein MTQERKEILVYAHWDGIEDPFLMGSLYATPSRGKEIFSFEYAKEWLQSDYAQIIDPDLQLFEGAQYLTDEKSNFGIFLDSSPDRWGRVLMMRKEAAKARKEERRPNTLMESDYLLGVYDNNRMGGLRFKTTSDGAFLDDDEAMAAPPFAALRDLEFASLQLEKEDAPDNPEYLKWLNMLMAPGSSLGGARPKANIRDTEGNLWIAKFPSQNDRQDMGAWEMLAYRLAIQSGIEMAPSRIQKFSHHQHTFLTQRFDRNNAGTRIHFASAMTLLGYTDGTDYQDGVSYLELVEFLMQNGTNVDNDLKKLWSRIVFNIAISNTDDHLRNHGFLLRDSGWILSPAYDINPTPNGTGLKLNISETDNALDFDLVREVAPYFRLKEKEADAIINTIGQNIAQWEQIATDLGIPRNEMELMKNAFKY, from the coding sequence ATGACACAGGAACGAAAAGAAATATTGGTATATGCGCATTGGGATGGAATTGAAGATCCATTCTTAATGGGGAGTTTATATGCTACGCCATCTAGAGGAAAAGAAATATTTTCCTTTGAATATGCTAAAGAATGGTTACAATCGGATTATGCCCAGATCATAGATCCAGATTTACAATTATTCGAAGGAGCCCAGTACCTGACTGATGAGAAATCCAATTTCGGTATTTTCTTGGATTCCTCACCTGATCGATGGGGTCGAGTTCTAATGATGCGTAAAGAGGCTGCTAAAGCTAGGAAAGAAGAACGCCGGCCTAACACTTTAATGGAATCGGATTACCTACTCGGAGTTTATGATAATAACAGAATGGGAGGACTTCGTTTTAAAACAACGTCCGATGGTGCATTTTTAGATGATGATGAAGCGATGGCAGCACCACCTTTCGCTGCACTTCGGGATCTTGAATTTGCCAGCTTACAACTAGAAAAAGAAGATGCCCCTGACAATCCAGAATACCTAAAATGGCTCAATATGCTAATGGCACCAGGATCTTCTTTGGGAGGTGCAAGACCCAAGGCAAACATTCGGGATACTGAAGGAAATTTATGGATTGCTAAATTCCCAAGTCAAAATGATCGTCAGGATATGGGCGCTTGGGAAATGCTTGCCTATCGGCTTGCCATTCAATCCGGTATTGAAATGGCACCGTCAAGGATACAAAAATTCTCACACCATCAACATACATTTCTAACACAACGATTTGATCGTAACAACGCTGGTACCCGTATTCACTTTGCTTCTGCAATGACCTTATTAGGATATACTGATGGAACGGACTATCAAGATGGGGTTAGTTATTTGGAGCTTGTGGAATTTTTGATGCAGAATGGAACTAACGTTGATAACGATCTCAAAAAATTATGGAGCCGCATTGTTTTTAATATAGCCATATCAAATACCGACGATCATCTTCGCAATCACGGATTCCTTTTGAGGGATTCGGGTTGGATACTTTCGCCGGCTTATGATATTAATCCAACCCCGAACGGTACTGGCTTGAAACTTAATATTTCAGAAACCGATAATGCGTTGGATTTTGACCTTGTACGAGAAGTAGCTCCATATTTTCGGTTAAAAGAAAAAGAGGCCGATGCTATTATCAATACAATTGGTCAGAATATAGCCCAATGGGAACAAATAGCGACGGATCTAGGTATTCCAAGAAACGAAATGGAATTAATGAAAAATGCATTTAAGTATTAA
- a CDS encoding CPXCG motif-containing cysteine-rich protein, giving the protein MFEHFFQCPYCWEEISVLLDPSIRRQTYIEDCENCCNPIEFTVSFQDGELLEFAAENIEQ; this is encoded by the coding sequence ATGTTTGAGCACTTTTTTCAATGTCCGTATTGCTGGGAGGAAATCTCAGTACTTTTAGATCCTTCGATAAGACGCCAAACCTATATTGAAGATTGCGAGAATTGCTGTAATCCTATAGAGTTTACGGTATCTTTTCAAGATGGGGAATTACTGGAGTTTGCAGCAGAAAATATTGAGCAATAA
- a CDS encoding TolC family protein encodes MNTKIIYVTVFFFGWLSFSANAQEPLQDSLLTKEEVISRALESNFGIKIASNNVDIAENNQSILNSGYLPSLRAVGGYSYDLNDRLTEPEGGENVDQRGIEGEAYSTSINLDYTLFDGLGRLYNYKSLKEQYNLSQLEARETIENTILQLLTVYYEVARLSQNMEVLEETLQISQERVKRAQYQFEYGQSNNLVVLNAKVDVNTDSINIIETRQQLQNTKRDLNVILNRDINNREFQVDTLVDFIPQLQIESFLEQSAYNNVSLLQAQSNIIISDYDIKVSKSGYLPTVGLTGSYGWNRNISAATAFFPGSTTTTDGLSAGINLSWDLFDGGQTSVAIQNAKINKENQQLQKKQIALQVERDIANALGNYENKLYIYRVQEENVLTNQDNFNRSEEQYRLGQISSIEFRQAQINLLDAKTSLNLAKYDAKLAELQLLQLTGQLLNIEF; translated from the coding sequence ATGAATACTAAGATTATATATGTTACGGTCTTTTTCTTCGGGTGGCTATCTTTTTCAGCAAACGCGCAGGAACCTTTACAGGATTCCCTGCTTACTAAAGAAGAGGTAATTTCCAGAGCTTTAGAAAGTAATTTCGGTATTAAAATAGCCAGTAATAATGTGGACATTGCAGAAAATAATCAGAGTATATTAAATTCTGGCTATTTACCAAGTCTAAGAGCTGTAGGAGGATATAGTTATGACCTAAATGACCGACTTACCGAGCCAGAAGGAGGTGAAAATGTAGATCAAAGGGGGATTGAAGGAGAAGCCTACAGTACTTCAATAAATTTAGATTATACTCTTTTTGATGGTTTGGGTAGGCTTTATAATTATAAAAGTTTAAAAGAGCAATATAATCTTTCTCAATTAGAAGCCAGAGAAACTATAGAAAATACCATTCTTCAGCTACTAACCGTTTATTATGAAGTTGCCAGGTTAAGCCAGAATATGGAGGTGTTAGAGGAAACCCTTCAAATTTCCCAGGAGAGAGTAAAAAGAGCCCAGTATCAATTTGAATATGGGCAATCCAATAATCTGGTGGTACTCAATGCGAAGGTAGATGTAAATACAGATAGTATCAATATTATTGAAACCCGTCAGCAATTACAAAATACCAAGAGGGACTTAAATGTGATCTTAAACCGGGATATCAATAATCGTGAATTTCAGGTAGATACTTTAGTCGATTTTATTCCGCAGCTGCAAATCGAATCATTTTTAGAACAATCAGCTTACAATAACGTGAGTTTGCTGCAAGCACAAAGCAACATCATTATTAGCGATTATGATATTAAAGTAAGCAAATCTGGATATCTTCCTACGGTTGGACTTACGGGGTCTTATGGTTGGAACAGGAATATTAGTGCCGCTACTGCATTTTTTCCGGGTTCGACCACGACTACAGATGGCCTCTCTGCGGGGATTAATTTATCCTGGGATTTATTTGATGGAGGGCAAACCAGCGTGGCTATTCAGAATGCAAAAATCAATAAAGAAAATCAACAACTTCAAAAAAAACAGATAGCATTACAAGTAGAACGCGATATAGCTAATGCCTTGGGGAATTATGAGAATAAGCTTTACATTTATCGTGTTCAGGAAGAAAACGTGCTCACTAATCAGGATAATTTTAACCGATCTGAAGAACAGTATCGCTTAGGGCAAATTTCGTCTATTGAATTTAGACAGGCACAGATTAATTTGCTGGATGCCAAAACGAGTCTTAATTTAGCGAAATATGATGCAAAGTTAGCCGAACTTCAATTATTACAATTAACCGGCCAGTTGCTAAATATTGAGTTTTAA
- a CDS encoding efflux RND transporter permease subunit, translated as MRKLISYFIKYEVAVNIVIIAFLLFGAIGAFTLKSSFFPLEESRMINIDVTYPGSAPEEIEEGIILKIEDNLKGLDGIERVTSVARESGGSITVEIERDENIDVMLTEVKNAVDRVPTFPTGMEPLIVAKEESIRPTIRFAISGEKIPLVTLKRISEQIENDLRMMDGISQIEIDGFPEEEIEIAVRENDLLAYNLTFEEVAQAVSGANILTTGGTIKTSSEDYLIRANNRAYYAEDLQDLVLKSTTSGEIIRLSDVARVSDQFSETPNASFFNGNQSVNITISNTNSEDLLAAAAQVNEYIEDYNRKSSNVQLDVIFDSSIRLQERTQLLVENGIMGIVLVLFFLSLFLNTRLAFWVAFGLPVAFLGMFIFAEQFDVTINVLSLFGMIIVIGILVDDGIVISENIYQHFESGKNPIKAALDGTIEVVPPIISAIITTILAFASFLFLDSRIGEFFGEVSTVVMLTLVVSLIEALIILPAHIAHSKALIRDAPKPKTAIGKFFGKMRDINKVGDRIMIFLRDKLYAPTLDFVLKQQILSIGILLAVLILTFGAIGGNIIRITLFPSVASDRISIDLLMPEGVNPERTDSIITMVEEAAWRVNKDFTERQTGNLSVIENTIKRVGPGNNKASIQVNLLPGEERDFGAPEITNAIRDEVGPVYGVENLTFGSGGNFGGSPVSVSLLGNNLQELEAAKEELKTIFENNPLLKDVSDSDPKGIKEINIHLKENAYALGLDLAEVMRQVRNGFFGTQAQRFQRGQDEIRVWVRYDLENRSSINDLDDMRIVTPSGNRVPFDEIANYEIIRGTESISHLDGMREIRVSADMEDPNGSSTDILADIQENVMPDLLAKYPSLSVSYEGQNREAGKLVSSASAVLPVILFLIYATIAFTFRSYSQPLLLMIMIPFSVIGVAWGHWIHDFPINMLSALGIIALVGIMVNDGLVLIGRYNGNLRDGLKFKEAIYEAGKSRFRAIFLTSLTTIAGMAPLLLEKSRQAQFLKPMAISISYGIAIATLLTLFLLPLLLSITNRIKVETKWLASGERVERESVERTIKELHEAEKNRDEY; from the coding sequence CCTTTTGTTTGGAGCCATTGGGGCCTTTACTTTAAAATCTTCGTTTTTTCCATTGGAAGAAAGCCGAATGATAAATATTGATGTCACTTACCCAGGATCGGCACCAGAGGAAATTGAAGAAGGGATTATCCTTAAAATAGAAGATAATTTAAAAGGTTTAGATGGTATAGAACGGGTAACCTCTGTTGCTAGAGAAAGCGGTGGCTCCATTACGGTAGAAATCGAGCGCGACGAGAATATCGATGTAATGCTTACCGAGGTGAAAAATGCAGTAGATCGTGTTCCTACCTTTCCAACAGGTATGGAGCCTTTAATCGTAGCTAAAGAAGAGTCCATAAGGCCTACGATTCGTTTTGCTATTAGTGGAGAGAAAATTCCGTTAGTCACCTTAAAAAGAATTAGTGAGCAAATTGAAAACGATTTGCGAATGATGGATGGGATTTCCCAGATTGAAATCGATGGTTTCCCTGAAGAAGAGATTGAAATTGCAGTTAGGGAAAACGATCTTCTGGCCTATAACCTCACTTTTGAAGAAGTGGCTCAAGCTGTTTCGGGAGCTAATATATTAACTACGGGAGGAACCATTAAAACCAGCAGCGAAGATTATTTAATTAGAGCTAATAATCGAGCCTATTACGCTGAAGATTTACAGGATCTGGTTTTAAAATCCACAACCAGCGGAGAAATTATTAGATTATCTGATGTGGCCAGGGTTTCAGATCAATTTTCAGAAACACCAAATGCTTCTTTTTTTAATGGTAATCAGAGTGTAAATATTACGATAAGTAATACCAATTCTGAAGATTTACTTGCCGCCGCCGCCCAGGTAAATGAATATATAGAAGATTATAACCGCAAAAGCAGTAACGTTCAGTTAGATGTGATTTTTGATTCCTCTATTCGGTTACAGGAAAGAACGCAATTACTGGTAGAAAACGGAATAATGGGCATTGTGCTGGTATTATTTTTTCTCTCCCTATTTTTAAATACGCGATTGGCTTTTTGGGTAGCTTTTGGTTTGCCGGTAGCATTTCTTGGAATGTTCATTTTTGCAGAGCAATTCGATGTAACGATCAATGTTCTTTCGCTTTTTGGGATGATTATCGTTATTGGGATACTGGTGGATGATGGGATTGTAATTTCAGAAAATATTTATCAGCATTTTGAAAGCGGAAAAAACCCTATAAAAGCAGCTTTAGATGGTACTATTGAAGTGGTGCCGCCAATTATTTCAGCAATTATTACTACAATATTGGCCTTCGCCAGCTTTCTTTTTCTGGATAGCCGGATAGGAGAGTTTTTTGGTGAAGTTTCAACGGTAGTAATGTTAACCTTGGTAGTTTCTTTAATTGAAGCCCTTATTATTTTGCCAGCACATATTGCTCATTCTAAGGCTTTAATACGTGATGCACCTAAGCCTAAAACAGCGATAGGAAAATTCTTCGGCAAAATGAGGGATATCAATAAAGTAGGGGATCGGATCATGATTTTTCTTCGTGATAAATTATATGCCCCTACTTTAGATTTTGTGCTTAAACAGCAAATACTGAGTATTGGCATTTTATTAGCCGTTTTAATTCTCACCTTTGGAGCGATTGGGGGGAATATCATTAGAATTACCTTATTCCCAAGTGTAGCCAGTGACAGGATTTCTATTGATCTTTTAATGCCTGAGGGTGTTAATCCTGAAAGAACCGACTCGATTATTACTATGGTTGAAGAAGCAGCCTGGCGCGTAAACAAAGATTTTACCGAACGGCAGACCGGAAATCTATCGGTTATTGAAAACACCATTAAAAGAGTGGGGCCCGGGAACAATAAAGCTTCTATACAGGTGAACCTGTTGCCAGGGGAAGAGCGTGATTTTGGAGCTCCAGAAATCACCAATGCTATACGTGATGAAGTGGGACCGGTTTATGGAGTGGAAAATCTAACCTTTGGGTCTGGAGGGAATTTTGGGGGATCTCCGGTTTCGGTTTCGTTATTAGGAAACAATCTTCAAGAACTTGAAGCAGCGAAGGAAGAATTGAAAACGATTTTTGAGAATAATCCTTTATTAAAGGATGTTAGTGATAGTGATCCAAAAGGGATCAAAGAGATTAATATCCATTTAAAAGAGAACGCGTATGCTTTAGGATTGGATCTGGCTGAGGTGATGCGACAGGTTAGAAATGGCTTTTTTGGTACACAGGCACAGCGTTTTCAGCGTGGGCAGGATGAGATTAGAGTTTGGGTGCGTTATGATCTTGAAAATCGATCTTCAATAAACGATTTGGATGATATGCGCATTGTAACTCCTAGTGGTAATCGTGTGCCATTTGATGAAATCGCGAATTATGAAATTATCCGTGGCACCGAATCGATAAGCCACCTTGATGGGATGCGTGAAATTAGGGTAAGTGCTGATATGGAAGATCCTAATGGAAGCTCTACCGATATTTTGGCAGATATTCAGGAAAATGTAATGCCAGATTTATTAGCAAAATATCCTAGTTTGAGTGTTTCCTATGAAGGACAGAATCGGGAAGCCGGAAAACTGGTAAGTTCAGCTAGTGCAGTGTTGCCTGTTATTCTTTTTCTTATTTATGCAACCATTGCATTTACATTCAGAAGTTACAGTCAGCCTTTGCTTTTAATGATTATGATTCCTTTTAGTGTAATTGGAGTGGCATGGGGCCATTGGATTCATGATTTTCCTATCAATATGCTTTCAGCTTTGGGGATTATTGCCTTAGTGGGAATTATGGTTAATGACGGACTTGTACTTATAGGAAGGTACAATGGTAATTTACGGGATGGATTGAAATTTAAAGAGGCAATCTACGAAGCCGGTAAATCACGCTTTAGAGCTATTTTCTTGACCTCTTTAACCACCATTGCCGGTATGGCGCCTTTGCTTTTAGAAAAGAGCAGACAGGCGCAATTTTTAAAACCAATGGCGATTTCCATTAGTTATGGGATCGCGATTGCTACTTTATTAACCCTTTTCCTGCTGCCCTTATTATTATCAATTACCAATCGTATAAAAGTAGAGACTAAGTGGCTTGCTAGCGGAGAAAGAGTAGAACGGGAGTCTGTAGAGCGAACAATAAAAGAATTACATGAAGCTGAAAAAAATAGAGATGAATACTAA